One stretch of Arachis duranensis cultivar V14167 chromosome 1, aradu.V14167.gnm2.J7QH, whole genome shotgun sequence DNA includes these proteins:
- the LOC127740661 gene encoding uncharacterized protein LOC127740661 produces the protein MATWEDLENDSDDDDEESETKSQHCLMANEIDQVCLASKKKENMWYMDSGCSRHMTGKTTFFIKLDEYDGGLVTFGDDAKEKIVAVGKVGKNFSSCINDVLLVNGLKHNLLSVSQLCDLGFDVIFKKFGRDKKKWHNGRAVV, from the exons atggctacatgggaagatttggaaaatgactcagatgatgatgatgaagagtctGAGACTAAATCACAGCACTGTCTCATGGCAAATGAGATAGATCAG gtttgcctagcatccaagaaaaaggaaaatatgtggtacatggatagcggatgctctaggcatatgaccggaaagacaaccttcttcataaagcttgatgaatatgatggaggacttgtTACCTTTGGTGAtgatgcaaaagaaaaaatagtggctgttgggaaagttggtaaaaacttctcttcttgtataaatgatgtgcttcttgtaaatggtttgaaacataacttacttagtgttagtcaattgtgtgatttaggttTTGATGTTATCTTTAAGAA GTTTGGACGAGATAAAAAGAAATGGCACAATGGAAGAGCTGTGGTCTAG